A genomic segment from Actinoplanes sichuanensis encodes:
- a CDS encoding UTP--glucose-1-phosphate uridylyltransferase: MTTKRAVKAVIPAAGLATRFLPATKAVPKELLPVVDRPVLQYIVEEAAAAGITDVLLVTGRGKTAMVDHFDRRPDVEARLEEKGDHQRLAAVRRSSELADIYTVRQGEALGLGHAVGTAASHVGDNPFAVLLGDEFVEEDKPLLPAMLDLQEKTGGIVLAFMEVAPHETARYGIASVKTTDDPDVVEVTGLVEKPAPEEAPSNLAVLGRYVLPGTIFDVIADTKPGNGGEIQLTDAMATMLADGVPVHGIVYRGHRYDTGMPLGYLQAVVQLAVQRPDLGEEFRAWLTEFVGGRKG; encoded by the coding sequence ATGACGACGAAGCGCGCCGTCAAGGCGGTGATCCCGGCCGCGGGTCTCGCAACCCGCTTCCTGCCGGCCACCAAGGCCGTGCCCAAGGAACTGCTGCCCGTGGTGGACCGGCCGGTCCTGCAGTACATCGTCGAGGAGGCGGCGGCGGCCGGCATCACCGACGTCCTCCTGGTGACCGGGCGGGGCAAGACCGCCATGGTCGACCACTTCGACAGGCGCCCCGACGTCGAGGCGCGGCTGGAGGAGAAGGGCGACCACCAGCGGCTCGCCGCGGTACGCCGTTCGAGCGAACTCGCCGACATCTACACGGTTCGTCAGGGTGAGGCGCTCGGCCTGGGCCACGCCGTCGGTACCGCCGCCTCGCACGTCGGCGACAACCCCTTCGCGGTCCTGCTCGGCGACGAATTCGTCGAAGAGGACAAGCCGCTGCTCCCGGCGATGCTGGACCTGCAGGAGAAGACCGGCGGCATCGTCCTCGCGTTCATGGAGGTCGCCCCGCACGAGACCGCCCGCTACGGCATCGCCTCCGTCAAGACCACCGACGACCCGGATGTCGTCGAGGTGACCGGCCTGGTCGAGAAACCGGCCCCGGAGGAGGCGCCGAGCAACCTGGCGGTGCTCGGCCGCTACGTGCTGCCCGGCACGATCTTCGACGTCATCGCCGACACCAAGCCCGGCAACGGCGGCGAGATCCAGCTCACCGACGCTATGGCGACGATGCTCGCCGACGGTGTGCCGGTGCACGGCATCGTCTACCGCGGCCACCGCTACGACACCGGTATGCCGCTCGGCTATCTCCAGGCCGTCGTCCAGCTCGCGGTGCAGCGACCTGACCTGGGCGAGGAGTTCCGGGCCTGGCTCACCGAATTCGTCGGCGGCCGGAAGGGATGA
- a CDS encoding molybdopterin molybdotransferase MoeA: MTATADREAAASNELMPLAEYLGSVLRRLRALPPLDLDLTQAHGNVLAADVVAPHAYPAFDQAAIDGYAARWEDLAGAGRIGSHPSFGQFENTARTVRLNVVGDMGAAHWRPVRLTPGTCFSVAAGAPLPIGADVVVPVHWTDQGMAAVEILHAPKRGSGVRRAGEEVAVGQLLAAAGSYVTPPTVALFAAAGIGHVMVRPSPRVVVVATGDELVDVGRPSQPGQVVDANSHALTAAAVEAGALAYRIGICDDDPEGLRGLLEDQTLRADLIITTGGTGTGPGDMLRRVLSRPGSGRGTVEFTDVALCPGTALGFGTVGGEEVPVVCLPGEPGAALIGFEVLARPVIQLLAGAEPVFRPGIKAHLLETVSSPGGLREFRPAYVAERRGGGYTVQPLAGGPYTLSGLAEANGLLVLGERVTTAAAGSTVDVLLLDRRR; the protein is encoded by the coding sequence ATGACCGCCACGGCCGATCGCGAGGCGGCCGCTTCCAACGAGCTGATGCCTCTCGCCGAGTACCTGGGCAGCGTGCTGCGCAGGCTCCGGGCGCTGCCTCCGCTCGACCTCGACCTCACCCAGGCGCACGGGAACGTGTTGGCGGCCGACGTGGTCGCCCCACACGCGTACCCGGCGTTCGACCAGGCCGCGATCGACGGGTACGCGGCCCGATGGGAAGACCTGGCCGGCGCCGGGCGCATCGGGTCGCACCCGTCGTTCGGGCAGTTCGAGAACACCGCCCGCACGGTCCGGCTGAACGTGGTCGGCGACATGGGGGCGGCACACTGGCGGCCGGTCCGGCTCACCCCCGGCACCTGCTTCTCGGTGGCGGCCGGGGCGCCGCTGCCGATCGGCGCCGACGTCGTCGTCCCGGTCCACTGGACCGATCAGGGCATGGCCGCGGTGGAGATCCTGCACGCCCCGAAACGCGGCTCCGGGGTTCGGCGGGCCGGTGAGGAGGTCGCCGTCGGGCAGCTCCTCGCCGCCGCCGGCTCCTACGTCACCCCGCCGACCGTGGCCCTGTTCGCCGCCGCCGGGATCGGGCACGTGATGGTCCGGCCCAGCCCACGGGTGGTGGTCGTGGCCACCGGCGACGAGCTCGTCGACGTGGGCCGACCCAGCCAGCCCGGCCAGGTCGTCGACGCCAACTCGCACGCCCTCACGGCGGCCGCGGTGGAGGCGGGCGCGCTGGCGTACCGGATCGGCATCTGTGACGACGACCCGGAAGGGCTGCGTGGCCTGCTGGAAGACCAGACGCTGCGCGCCGACCTGATCATCACCACCGGTGGCACCGGCACCGGACCCGGCGACATGCTGCGCCGGGTGCTGTCCCGGCCCGGCTCCGGCCGCGGCACCGTCGAGTTCACCGACGTGGCCCTCTGCCCCGGCACCGCGCTCGGCTTCGGCACGGTCGGCGGCGAGGAGGTCCCCGTGGTGTGCCTGCCCGGCGAGCCCGGCGCCGCGCTCATCGGGTTCGAGGTGCTGGCCCGGCCGGTGATCCAGTTGCTCGCCGGGGCGGAACCGGTCTTCCGGCCCGGGATCAAGGCACACCTGCTGGAGACGGTGTCGTCGCCGGGCGGTCTGCGCGAGTTCCGGCCCGCCTACGTGGCAGAACGCCGGGGTGGTGGTTACACGGTGCAGCCGCTCGCCGGTGGGCCGTACACTCTGTCCGGTTTGGCCGAGGCGAACGGCCTGCTGGTGCTCGGCGAACGGGTCACCACAGCGGCCGCCGGCTCGACCGTCGACGTTCTGCTGCTCGACCGGAGGCGATAG
- a CDS encoding GNAT family N-acetyltransferase translates to MLGATTPGWPAVLSDGAVLLRPYKRGDARAWSEVRIANQAWLAPWESAPPGPWAEMNSPRTYGYVYRDMKRAARNGDSMPFAVCLVENGRERLVGHVNLGNIVRRAFASAYAGYWVDHRVAGRGVIPTALALAVDHAFGPGGLHRIEVNIRPENGPSRRVVEKLGFREEAYHQRYMHIDGGWRDHLGYAMTSEEVAGEGGLLARWRRIRTSS, encoded by the coding sequence ATGCTCGGGGCCACCACACCCGGCTGGCCCGCTGTGCTGTCGGACGGGGCGGTGCTGCTCCGGCCGTACAAACGCGGAGACGCCCGGGCCTGGTCCGAGGTGCGGATCGCCAACCAGGCCTGGCTGGCCCCGTGGGAGTCGGCGCCGCCCGGCCCGTGGGCCGAGATGAACTCGCCACGCACCTACGGCTACGTCTACCGCGACATGAAACGGGCCGCCCGCAACGGCGACAGCATGCCGTTCGCCGTCTGCCTCGTCGAGAACGGCCGGGAACGCCTCGTCGGGCACGTCAACCTGGGCAACATCGTGCGGCGGGCGTTCGCGTCGGCGTACGCCGGCTACTGGGTCGACCACCGGGTCGCCGGCCGGGGGGTGATCCCGACCGCGCTGGCGCTCGCCGTCGACCACGCCTTCGGGCCGGGCGGGCTGCACCGGATAGAGGTCAACATCCGGCCGGAGAACGGGCCGAGCCGCCGGGTCGTCGAGAAGCTGGGTTTCCGCGAGGAGGCGTACCACCAGCGCTACATGCACATCGACGGCGGTTGGCGCGACCACCTCGGCTACGCGATGACCAGCGAAGAGGTCGCCGGCGAGGGAGGCCTGCTGGCGCGCTGGCGCCGCATCCGCACCAGTTCATGA
- the sepX gene encoding divisome protein SepX/GlpR — MPTSVLLAVLAAAGLLALAPALVRRYDATERLAAERASSTARVLQRRRRLRTVPGRRPINPARQVTVTVPAPTSDPVTPPERRLRLVTGRRPTRRTPPRRGAPAVVRRRRVFAALVLLNAIELVGVVAVGPGFWISFAVTGSLLGLYLVHLRNRAIADRRRRRIQARESAWLAARQAEVRREQARRAAARREAQRRLAAQREAVRRAAMGLDREPSDLPLPAAANGGSVSYRRRGGLRGRPYEAGGRRHNAS; from the coding sequence GTGCCGACCTCGGTGCTCCTCGCCGTCCTCGCCGCGGCGGGCCTGCTCGCTCTCGCCCCGGCGCTGGTACGCCGGTACGACGCCACCGAGCGGCTCGCCGCGGAACGGGCGTCCTCGACGGCGCGGGTGCTACAGCGCCGCCGCCGTCTCCGAACCGTGCCCGGACGCCGACCGATCAACCCCGCCCGCCAGGTCACGGTTACGGTCCCCGCCCCAACGAGTGATCCGGTGACGCCACCGGAGCGCCGCCTCCGCCTGGTCACCGGCAGGCGCCCGACCCGCCGCACCCCGCCGCGCCGGGGCGCCCCCGCGGTGGTCCGGCGCCGCCGTGTCTTCGCCGCGCTCGTCCTGCTCAACGCCATCGAGCTGGTCGGCGTGGTAGCGGTCGGGCCCGGCTTCTGGATCAGCTTCGCGGTCACCGGCAGTCTGCTCGGGCTGTACCTCGTACACCTGCGCAACCGTGCCATCGCCGACCGCCGCCGCCGTCGGATCCAGGCCCGCGAATCGGCCTGGCTCGCCGCCCGCCAGGCCGAGGTCCGCCGCGAACAGGCCCGCCGCGCCGCCGCCCGCCGCGAGGCCCAGCGCCGCCTGGCCGCCCAACGCGAAGCGGTCCGGCGCGCGGCGATGGGCCTCGACCGGGAGCCCTCCGACCTGCCCCTGCCGGCTGCGGCCAACGGCGGCTCGGTCTCCTATCGGCGGCGAGGCGGTCTGCGCGGTCGTCCTTACGAGGCCGGCGGGCGTCGGCACAACGCCTCTTAG
- a CDS encoding type IV toxin-antitoxin system AbiEi family antitoxin, producing the protein MKSRTPVTSGEVERLLEPAREHLRQFGISLAITSSSIDPDGRANAVIELSRGGATSTYVVGIARSMTLTSLAQGMPSGDRPLLVVGDRISRRSAEAFREANVQFLDALGNAYITFDGVLIDVRGRAASADEQSPSRSDLAVSRPSNLFSRVRAQVILALLAWPDLAGQRQRDIAAAAGTSLGQTHDVLTRLGEAGYLAGSAVSPARFGELLDLWTAAYPTGLGPHLQVARFSGDPSRPFVREQAAYLSGEAAEGVDIVRPATLTVYVDSWDPKLAIANRWTRNPDRVDNIFVRRKFWTSPRSTEELSAAKAGNAPWPLVYADLMAAGDARLVQVARTWRDDHAGSGPS; encoded by the coding sequence GTGAAAAGCCGAACACCCGTGACGTCCGGCGAGGTGGAGCGGCTTCTGGAGCCCGCCCGGGAGCATCTGCGCCAGTTCGGCATCAGTCTCGCGATTACATCCTCCAGCATCGATCCGGACGGTCGTGCGAACGCTGTGATCGAGCTGTCGAGGGGTGGCGCCACCAGCACGTATGTGGTTGGGATCGCTCGCTCGATGACATTGACCTCGTTGGCTCAGGGCATGCCATCCGGCGACCGGCCGCTCCTGGTCGTCGGTGACCGCATCAGTCGTCGCAGTGCTGAGGCCTTCCGCGAGGCGAACGTGCAGTTCCTGGATGCTCTGGGTAACGCGTACATCACGTTCGACGGTGTGCTCATCGATGTGCGGGGCCGCGCCGCGTCTGCGGATGAACAGAGCCCGAGCCGTTCGGATCTGGCTGTCTCGCGTCCGTCGAATCTCTTCAGCCGAGTCCGGGCTCAGGTCATCCTGGCGCTGCTCGCCTGGCCGGACCTGGCCGGTCAACGGCAGCGGGACATCGCGGCGGCCGCCGGGACCTCACTTGGGCAGACTCATGATGTGCTGACCCGGCTCGGCGAAGCCGGCTACCTGGCGGGGTCCGCTGTGAGCCCGGCCCGATTCGGCGAGCTGCTCGATCTCTGGACCGCGGCCTATCCGACCGGCCTCGGCCCGCACCTTCAGGTCGCACGATTCTCCGGCGACCCCAGCCGCCCGTTCGTACGTGAGCAGGCCGCATACCTCAGCGGTGAGGCGGCCGAAGGTGTGGACATCGTGCGCCCGGCGACGCTGACCGTCTACGTGGATTCGTGGGACCCGAAACTGGCCATAGCCAATCGTTGGACCAGGAACCCGGATCGTGTTGACAACATCTTCGTGCGCCGCAAGTTCTGGACGTCGCCACGTTCGACCGAGGAGCTGTCGGCGGCGAAAGCGGGGAATGCGCCGTGGCCCCTGGTCTATGCCGACCTGATGGCCGCCGGAGATGCCCGTCTGGTGCAGGTGGCAAGAACGTGGAGGGACGATCATGCTGGATCTGGGCCGAGCTGA
- a CDS encoding helix-turn-helix domain-containing protein, with protein MIIANARDLGLAVRQARQDQGRTQAEVAAAARVSLRWLLGDAVPEAVGIIEQGDGGKLTLASEAAVARG; from the coding sequence ATGATAATCGCCAACGCGCGCGATCTGGGTCTGGCCGTCCGTCAGGCCAGACAGGATCAGGGCCGGACCCAGGCCGAGGTCGCCGCTGCGGCCCGGGTCAGCCTCCGCTGGCTGCTGGGGGACGCCGTGCCTGAGGCGGTCGGCATCATCGAACAGGGCGATGGCGGGAAGCTGACGCTCGCCAGCGAAGCCGCGGTGGCGCGGGGCTAA
- a CDS encoding GNAT family N-acetyltransferase, whose amino-acid sequence MELRTIDPRNYEAALEISVRPDQADLVAPVVKSLAEAYVFGEQAWPRLIYDGDELVGFVMAFLDIPWTTPDDPDRRSGLWRLNIAAGHQGSGYGSFAVEAVCAEIRARGGTQAYVTYHEREGGPAPFYARLGFRPTGEIADGETVAVRDLG is encoded by the coding sequence ATGGAACTGCGGACGATCGATCCCCGCAACTACGAGGCGGCCCTGGAGATCTCGGTCCGGCCCGACCAGGCCGACCTCGTCGCACCCGTCGTGAAATCGCTGGCCGAGGCGTACGTCTTCGGCGAGCAGGCCTGGCCGCGCCTCATCTACGACGGCGACGAACTGGTCGGTTTCGTGATGGCCTTCCTCGACATCCCGTGGACCACCCCGGACGACCCCGACCGGCGCTCCGGCCTGTGGCGCCTCAACATCGCCGCCGGACACCAGGGCAGCGGTTACGGTTCCTTCGCCGTCGAGGCGGTCTGCGCCGAGATCCGGGCCCGGGGCGGCACACAGGCGTACGTCACCTATCACGAGCGCGAGGGCGGCCCGGCGCCGTTCTACGCCCGCCTCGGCTTCCGCCCCACCGGCGAGATAGCCGACGGCGAGACCGTCGCGGTCCGCGACCTCGGTTAG
- a CDS encoding DUF2199 domain-containing protein — protein sequence MSTEQFACGTCGASHDGPPLSFAAPAPDYWQPEMAGQEGCLLDADICVISGEQFFVRGLIELPVWDTGDIFTYSMWVSLSRPSFTRAVDVWEQPGRETEPPYFGWLSNIIAGYEPSTLNLRTNVHTRAVGQLPYIELEPTGHPLAVEQLAGVTRARVEEIASFHLHR from the coding sequence ATGAGCACCGAGCAGTTCGCCTGCGGCACGTGCGGGGCCTCACACGACGGGCCTCCGCTCAGTTTCGCCGCCCCGGCGCCGGACTACTGGCAGCCGGAGATGGCCGGACAGGAGGGCTGCCTGCTGGACGCCGACATCTGCGTCATCTCCGGCGAACAGTTCTTCGTCCGCGGCCTGATCGAACTGCCCGTGTGGGACACCGGTGACATCTTCACGTACAGCATGTGGGTGTCCCTGAGCCGGCCCAGCTTCACCCGCGCCGTCGACGTGTGGGAGCAGCCCGGCCGCGAAACGGAGCCGCCCTACTTCGGCTGGCTTTCCAACATCATCGCGGGGTACGAGCCATCGACGCTCAACCTGCGGACGAACGTGCACACCCGAGCCGTGGGACAGCTGCCGTACATCGAGCTCGAACCCACCGGGCACCCGCTCGCCGTCGAACAATTGGCCGGCGTCACCCGGGCCCGAGTGGAGGAGATCGCCTCGTTCCACCTGCACCGCTAA
- a CDS encoding GAF domain-containing sensor histidine kinase: protein MKAPLPDNEIERLAALYSLDILDSPPEKDFDDIVALAAGVCAAPMSAVSLVDADRQWAKAQTGTEVAETSRDVSFCAHAILERDLMLVPDAREDERFADNPIVTAEGGIRFYAGAPLLTTDGFALGTLCVMDTEPRRLDVEQQQALRALARQVTAQLELRRYAFALANTTARLQELERRKDDLAGLVGGELRSSLRLMSAYLERLGDTGYHDAEMGDLVARATAAHCRGFRELIDHLTTMADAGLGGESLHMRQCDLTRVTQRAVEAVRPIAASKHIWILNQAGGPSLPIIADPVRLEQVLTHLLFAAVKYTPEGGRVRVGTEMESGPTVRLDDMDLPDGMRPDLFPHLYYGAIANPADVPGPDRGLAVAKRILDAHHATVALSDRPGDGTSLHVVFPYASMDPAELIRDLAIA, encoded by the coding sequence ATGAAAGCACCACTGCCCGACAACGAGATCGAGCGGCTGGCCGCGCTCTACTCACTCGACATACTCGACAGCCCCCCGGAGAAGGACTTCGACGACATCGTGGCGCTCGCCGCAGGTGTCTGCGCGGCGCCGATGTCAGCGGTCAGCCTGGTCGACGCGGACCGGCAGTGGGCCAAAGCACAGACCGGCACCGAGGTTGCGGAGACCTCGCGGGACGTCTCCTTCTGCGCCCACGCGATCCTCGAACGCGACCTGATGCTGGTGCCGGACGCCCGCGAGGACGAACGGTTCGCCGACAATCCGATCGTGACCGCCGAGGGCGGGATCCGGTTCTACGCCGGCGCGCCGCTGCTCACCACCGACGGGTTCGCGCTCGGCACGCTCTGCGTGATGGACACCGAGCCACGTCGGCTGGACGTGGAGCAGCAGCAGGCCCTACGTGCTCTGGCTCGCCAGGTCACCGCCCAGCTGGAGCTGCGGCGGTACGCGTTCGCGCTGGCCAACACCACGGCCCGGCTGCAGGAGCTGGAGCGCCGCAAGGACGACCTGGCCGGGCTGGTCGGCGGGGAGTTGCGGTCGTCGCTGCGGCTGATGTCGGCCTACCTGGAACGTCTCGGTGACACCGGCTACCACGACGCCGAGATGGGTGACCTGGTCGCCCGGGCGACGGCGGCGCACTGCCGGGGCTTCCGGGAACTGATCGACCACCTGACCACGATGGCCGATGCCGGGCTCGGCGGGGAGAGCCTGCACATGCGGCAGTGCGACCTGACCCGGGTCACCCAGCGGGCGGTCGAGGCGGTCCGGCCGATCGCGGCCAGCAAGCACATCTGGATCCTCAACCAGGCGGGCGGCCCGTCGCTGCCGATCATCGCCGATCCGGTGCGCCTCGAACAGGTGCTGACGCACCTGCTCTTCGCCGCGGTGAAGTACACACCGGAGGGCGGCCGGGTCCGGGTGGGCACGGAGATGGAGTCCGGCCCGACGGTACGGCTGGACGACATGGACCTACCCGACGGGATGCGGCCCGACCTGTTCCCGCACCTGTACTACGGCGCGATCGCCAATCCGGCGGACGTGCCCGGCCCGGACCGCGGACTGGCCGTCGCGAAGCGGATCCTGGACGCCCACCACGCCACCGTCGCCCTGTCCGACCGTCCGGGCGACGGCACGTCATTGCACGTCGTGTTCCCGTACGCGTCGATGGACCCGGCCGAGCTGATCCGGGATCTGGCGATCGCCTGA
- a CDS encoding bifunctional polysaccharide deacetylase/glycosyltransferase family 2 protein, which yields MTSQEPKNTHDTDIAAAETEVITVPEPAPVFVDSTGRRSRLLRRVALAFGVLLVAYGGLVAISLAGGPVSSSAVLPLPGLDDEDEDDDEPQARPTPAPAPTPSVSPARRVVESGVRDGAEQRRPVASTSVKASASASRSATPKPTPSASSGSPTPPAARIHDGDPAVHSRPEPDHERAGHARRAAQQAGAVSARPSRGRILPPPRVLLGAMLAGFFVAVLVVQAYINAEFTGDHIQDEVGDQAGVPSAILRGGPIINTTGGQQSTTRLPERTIALTFDDGPDPEWTPKVLDVLRRHDAHATFFVVGSQVARNPELTKRVVDDGNELGLHTFTHPNMQRLAPWRRELELSQTQMAIARATGVRTNLARFPYSSKNAAIDEVNWKLIKEAGALGYLVVVNDTDSNDWQRPGPDKIVADATPPADQSAVILFHDAGGDRSQTIAALDRFIPQMKARGYRFTTVTEGLNLGISAQTGAQALTPLPLNPQAPDGDAWRGLAVLWTVGLADGMVAVIALLFVVVGVLTIGRTLLLLLLAGRHARQRRRPDWQWGPPVTEPVSVIVPAYNEKEGIEAAVRSLAGGDHPEIEVVVVDDGSTDGTADLVDRMNLPNVRVVRVPNGGKPNALNTGVAMARHDLIVMVDGDTVFEPESLRLLVQPFADPTVGAVAGNVKVGNRETTVALWQHIEYVIGFNLDRRLYEVMNCMPTVPGAIGAFRREALAEVGGVSDETLAEDTDVTMAMCRAGWRVVYQENARAWTEAPTTMEQLYRQRYRWSYGTMQAMWKHRKALSDSGPSGRFGRVGLPFLALFGLALPMLAPVVDIMLVYGLVFWELKETAVAWLGMLALQLFTAAVAFRMDRESFKPLLTLPLQQFAYRQLMYLVLLQSATTALTGGRLRWHKLNRAGLTRPPAATPVRVPAQKRPASPSPVELQPIGDGRAFDSGDRQIPDQLGRVHRRVREHDVQ from the coding sequence GTGACATCGCAGGAGCCCAAGAACACGCACGACACCGACATCGCCGCGGCCGAGACGGAAGTGATCACCGTCCCGGAGCCCGCGCCGGTGTTCGTGGACTCCACCGGCCGGCGCAGCCGTCTTCTCCGGCGGGTCGCACTGGCCTTCGGTGTCCTCCTCGTCGCCTACGGCGGACTGGTCGCCATCAGCCTCGCCGGCGGGCCGGTGAGCTCGAGCGCCGTACTGCCGCTACCCGGACTCGACGACGAGGACGAGGACGACGACGAGCCGCAGGCCCGGCCCACTCCGGCCCCCGCACCGACCCCGTCGGTCTCCCCGGCCCGCCGGGTCGTCGAGTCGGGTGTCCGGGACGGCGCCGAGCAACGCCGGCCCGTCGCCTCCACCTCGGTCAAGGCCTCCGCCAGCGCGTCCCGGTCGGCCACGCCCAAACCGACACCGTCCGCCAGTTCCGGCAGCCCGACCCCCCCGGCCGCTCGAATCCACGACGGCGACCCAGCCGTCCACTCCCGACCCGAACCCGACCACGAGCGGGCCGGCCACGCCCGGCGTGCCGCCCAACAAGCCGGTGCCGTGAGCGCCCGCCCGTCCCGCGGCCGCATCCTCCCGCCGCCCCGGGTACTTCTCGGCGCGATGCTCGCCGGTTTCTTCGTGGCCGTGCTGGTCGTACAGGCCTACATCAACGCCGAGTTCACCGGTGACCACATCCAGGACGAGGTGGGCGACCAGGCCGGCGTACCGTCCGCGATCCTGCGCGGCGGCCCGATCATCAACACCACGGGCGGCCAGCAGAGCACCACCCGGCTGCCCGAGCGGACCATCGCACTCACCTTCGACGACGGCCCCGATCCGGAGTGGACCCCGAAGGTCCTCGACGTGCTGCGCCGGCACGACGCACACGCCACCTTCTTCGTGGTCGGCTCCCAGGTGGCCCGCAACCCCGAGCTCACCAAGCGGGTGGTCGACGACGGCAACGAACTCGGCCTGCACACCTTCACGCATCCCAACATGCAGCGGCTCGCACCGTGGCGACGGGAACTCGAGCTGTCCCAGACCCAGATGGCCATCGCCCGGGCCACCGGAGTGCGTACCAACCTGGCCCGGTTCCCCTACTCGTCGAAGAACGCGGCGATCGACGAGGTGAACTGGAAGCTGATCAAGGAGGCCGGCGCTCTCGGCTACCTGGTCGTGGTCAACGACACCGACAGCAACGACTGGCAGCGGCCCGGACCCGACAAGATCGTCGCCGACGCCACTCCACCGGCCGACCAGTCCGCGGTCATCCTGTTCCACGACGCCGGCGGCGACCGCTCGCAGACGATCGCGGCCCTCGACCGGTTCATCCCACAGATGAAGGCCCGCGGCTACCGGTTCACCACCGTCACCGAGGGCCTCAACCTGGGTATCTCCGCGCAGACCGGCGCGCAGGCCCTCACCCCGCTGCCACTGAACCCGCAAGCACCGGACGGTGACGCGTGGCGGGGCCTGGCCGTGCTGTGGACCGTGGGCCTCGCCGACGGCATGGTCGCCGTGATCGCCCTGCTCTTCGTGGTGGTCGGGGTGCTCACCATCGGGCGTACCCTGCTGCTCCTGCTGCTCGCCGGCCGGCACGCCCGGCAGCGCCGCAGACCCGACTGGCAGTGGGGTCCACCGGTCACCGAACCGGTGTCGGTCATCGTCCCGGCCTACAACGAGAAGGAGGGCATCGAGGCCGCGGTCCGGTCCCTGGCCGGCGGCGACCACCCGGAGATCGAGGTGGTCGTGGTCGACGACGGATCCACCGACGGCACCGCCGACCTGGTCGACCGGATGAACCTGCCGAACGTGCGGGTGGTCCGGGTACCCAACGGCGGCAAACCGAACGCCCTCAACACGGGCGTGGCGATGGCCCGGCACGACCTGATCGTCATGGTCGACGGCGACACCGTCTTCGAACCCGAGTCGCTGCGGCTGCTGGTCCAGCCGTTCGCCGACCCCACGGTGGGAGCGGTCGCCGGCAACGTCAAGGTCGGCAACCGGGAGACCACCGTCGCCCTCTGGCAGCACATCGAGTACGTGATCGGCTTCAACCTGGATCGCCGCCTCTACGAGGTGATGAACTGCATGCCGACCGTGCCCGGCGCGATCGGCGCGTTCCGGCGCGAGGCGCTCGCCGAAGTCGGCGGGGTCAGCGACGAGACCCTGGCCGAGGACACCGACGTCACCATGGCGATGTGCCGGGCCGGCTGGCGGGTCGTCTACCAGGAGAACGCCCGCGCCTGGACCGAGGCGCCGACCACCATGGAGCAGCTGTACCGGCAGCGGTACCGGTGGAGCTACGGGACCATGCAGGCGATGTGGAAGCACCGCAAGGCGCTGTCCGACTCCGGGCCGTCCGGCCGGTTCGGGCGGGTCGGGCTGCCGTTCCTCGCCCTCTTCGGGCTGGCGCTGCCGATGCTCGCCCCGGTCGTCGACATCATGCTCGTGTACGGCCTGGTCTTCTGGGAACTCAAGGAGACCGCGGTCGCCTGGCTCGGCATGCTGGCCCTGCAGTTGTTCACCGCGGCGGTCGCGTTCCGGATGGACCGGGAATCGTTCAAGCCGCTGCTCACACTTCCGTTGCAGCAGTTCGCGTACCGGCAGCTGATGTATCTCGTGCTGCTCCAGTCGGCGACCACCGCGCTGACCGGCGGGCGGCTGCGCTGGCACAAGCTCAACCGGGCCGGGCTGACCCGACCGCCGGCGGCGACCCCGGTCCGGGTGCCGGCCCAGAAGAGACCCGCAAGCCCGTCCCCGGTCGAACTGCAGCCGATCGGGGACGGGCGGGCGTTCGATTCAGGCGATCGCCAGATCCCGGATCAGCTCGGCCGGGTCCATCGACGCGTACGGGAACACGACGTGCAATGA